In Theileria equi strain WA chromosome 4 map unlocalized gcontig_1105316255033, whole genome shotgun sequence, the following are encoded in one genomic region:
- a CDS encoding hypothetical protein (encoded by transcript BEWA_015310A), with amino-acid sequence MVLKRKKMNHVLTLRQTTYADDSFQGSYGVNESGKGYTEDALKVDQRKYKKNIFDIDKIAVENPFTKYGVLPSKLKTRSRRKTSSEPAFMDYDLDIEIDKIDTIVPSEDGIFNCRDTITEVDEATEKFPFDLDDLSVSNNPVDKAIKYNSADVILKNLYNCTKNAFFDMDDCRGSLRQRWIENPTLPIDDQFIKLSLHEHHHTRLSKNIFYKLESIVDNNQLSFKDHFYDSGTDYHFLNRSDDVTELDYTPKKYVGGYDDILLNASTQSACKAMQKVGRSSKLVKPYDLNDDFMLTDAEDYATLQTRFGRIIYSPKLQDNKYLYRFVILTKEAQEAVEMLCKTSPRGSKNLNRNFSKSGGKRLLTEYEIIKNLGIQMSSGWEHFFYFKNMQKELVLRKPIT; translated from the coding sequence ATGGTACttaaaaggaagaaaatgaaccACGTTCTAACGCTGAGGCAGACAACCTACGCTGATGATTCCTTCCAGGGAAGCTACGGTGTCAATGAAAGCGGAAAAGGGTATACCGAAGATGCCTTGAAGGTGGATCAAAGGAAATACAAAAAgaatatatttgatatCGACAAAATAGCAGTAGAAAATCCATTCACAAAGTATGGCGTACTTCCATCAAAATTAAAGACTAGGTCAAGAAGAAAGACAAGCTCAGAGCCAGCCTTTATGGACTACGATTTAGATATAGAAATAGATAAGATAGACACCATAGTACCCTCAGAAGATGGAATTTTTAACTGCCGCGATACTATTACCGAGGTGGATGAAGCTACTGAAAAGTTTCCATTTGACTTGGATGACCTCAGCGTGAGCAATAACCCTGTAGACAAGGCTATAAAATACAACTCGGCTGATGTGATTCTAAAAAACTTGTATAATTGTACCAAAAATGCGTTTTTTGACATGGACGACTGCAGGGGATCATTGAGACAGCGTTGGATCGAAAATCCAACATTGCCAATTGATGACCAATTTATCAAACTCTCCCTGCATGAACATCACCACACTCGTCTCTCTAAGAATATCTTCTACAAACTAGAATCAATAGTTGATAATAATCAACTCTCATTCAAGGATCACTTTTATGACAGCGGTACTGATTATCATTTCCTCAATAGGAGTGACGATGTTACAGAATTAGACTACACACCTAAAAAGTATGTTGGAGGTTACGATGATATTTTATTAAATGCCTCTACACAATCTGCTTGCAAAGCTATGCAAAAGGTAGGGAGAAGCAGCAAACTTGTCAAGCCATATGATTTAAATGACGACTTTATGCTGACTGATGCTGAGGATTACGCGACACTACAGACACGTTTTGGGAGAATTAtttattctccaaaattaCAGGATAATAAGTATCTCTATAGATTTGTTATACTAACCAAAGAGGCCCAGGAAGCTGTTGAAATGTTATGCAAGACATCTCCCAGGGGATCCAAAAATTTGAATCGTAATTTCAGTAAATCTGGTGGTAAGCGATTGCTTACTGAATATGAGATTATAAAGAATCTAGGCATCCAAATGTCCAGTGGATGGGAGCACTTTTTTTATTTCAAAAATATGCAAAAGGAATTGGTTCTCCGGAAGCCAATCACATAA
- a CDS encoding conserved hypothetical protein (encoded by transcript BEWA_015320A), producing the protein MANKPASQLEKADKLLTYLAKKIEESKPANTVHFIVDVLCTYYPTHVPYFSKIWFYDKELDAEKQNVRNFFKHNNSTSTIAQHFINAGFDCLESLTYLTTDILEEIQAYNNVQWLPGHKVRVHQIFQNITQLVKDYSDFLKTQKRTKLQYITRTIPEHGITRCEYPVSVKTGTSHIAASYYYQKPIFEDLTSPDAGFPGQPKLREAYSLAQIANLSAEAATDKALDAINAKILDQTCHKNHFSVKES; encoded by the exons ATGGCAAATAAACCTGCTTCTCAATTGGAAAAGGCTGACAAACTCCTCACTTATTTGGCAAAG AAAATCGAGGAGAGCAAGCCAGCAAATACGGTACACTTCATTGTTGATGTCCTTTGCACGTACTATCCGACACATGTCCCTTATTTCTCAAAGATATGGTTCTATG ATAAAGAGCTTGATGCTGAAAAGCAAAATGTTCGCAACTTCTTTAAGCATAACAACTCAACCTCTACGATTGCACAGCATTTCATAAATGCTGGATTCGACTGT CTGGAGTCACTCACATATTTAACAACTGACATATTAGAAGAGATTCAAGCATACAACAATGTGCAATGGCTTCCTGGACATAAGGTCAGAGTTCAC caaatcttccaaaacATTACCCAATTGGTCAAAGACTATAGCGATTTCCTAAAGACACAAAAGAGAACAAAGCTCCAGTACATTACAAGGACAATTCCAGAGCACGGAATCACGAGGTGCGAGTATCCAGTTAGTGTGAAAACAGGTACATCTCATATAGCCGCAAGTTACTATTATCAAAAG CCCATCTTTGAGGATTTAACCAGTCCAGATGCCGGTTTTCCTGGACAGCCAAAGCTTCGTGAGGCCTATAGTCTAGCTcaaattgcaaatttgtCCGCAGAAGCGGCAACAGATAAGGCGCTGGATGCTATCAACGCAAAAATACTTGACCAAACATGCCATAAGAACCACTTTTCAGTCAAGGAATCTTga
- a CDS encoding conserved hypothetical protein (encoded by transcript BEWA_015330A), with protein sequence MRVWYIVCASVITFLAQISGVYGWNELCREAIESTAMSAITYMRLRRLKVILKGSDLVDYTWWGDEVLKRIPESYPLHYQFQTDTTCSSYNFTCENGLCLVSGVRYFFYLLMNAGYAINDSTQPNFQQPEFKYPKDIKFSPSDCLKYLVVLISDLHHPLHLDFKGADSIGNLPVDLTDFPVWKEMAMEILGTYAPSLSAFIREVYMPEYIRMNENAWYGSWTHVATLGSRYTTELELFNRKLTDTFEVWAVETASLNCSTLFSRDDVVPMNSIPGFTHAIKFTQELDERLGYLLRFQIVLAGARIAIVINYILTHREISYNEKTGLLIEKDPAKEFTWETLLFCFLFLIFLSFLVALIVVFVVVSRMLYKQCLEEKFRNFFAKFKRPRSHRYSPINRLPE encoded by the exons ATGAGAGTGTGGTATATTGTGTGTGCGTCCGTGATCACATTCTTGGCCCAAATTTCAGGCGTTTATGGCTGGAATGAGCTGTGCCGTGAAGCTATAG AGTCCACTGCTATGAGCGCTATCACCTACATGAGATTGAGAAGACTCAAGGTCATACTTAAGGGCTCAGATTTGGTAGATTATACGTGGTGGGGAGATGAAGTACTTAAAAGGATACCAGAATCGTATCCTCTTCACTATCAGTTCCAAACTGATACCACATGTTCCTCCTACAACTTTACCTGCGAGAATGGTCTCTGCCTCGTCTCGGGTGTTCGCTATTTTTTCTACCTCTTAATGAATGCTGGATATGCCATCAACGATTCCACTCAACCAAATTTCCAACAACCTGAGTTTAAGTATCCAAAGGATATCAAATTTTCGCCCTCCGATTGTCTAAAGTATCTAGTCGTATTGATCTCAGATCTTCACCATCCACTACACTTGGATTTCAAGGGAGCCGATAGCATTGGCAATCTTCCAG TTGATCTTACTGACTTTCCCGTTTGGAAGGAAATGGCAATGGAGATTCTAGGTACATATGCCCCTAGTTTGAGTGCATTTATAAGAGAGGTGTACATGCCAGAGTATATTAGAATGAACGAAAATGCGTGGTATGGATCATGGACCCATGTAGCAACGTTGGGATCAAGATATACTACGGAACTAGAATTGTTCAACAGGAAACTCACAGATACATTTGAAGTTTGGGCTGTTGAAACTGCTTCACTGAACTGCTCAACTCTCTTTTCAAGAGATGATGTTGTACCTATGAACAGTATACCTGGATTTACACATGCAATCAAGTTTACTCAAGAGCTGGATGAACGCCTAGGGTACCTCTTGAGGTTCCAAATCGTACTTGCAGGAGCAAGAATAGCTATCGTCATAAACTATATTCTCACACATCGTGAAATCTCATACAACGAAAAGACAGGGCTTCTTATAGAAAAGGATCCTGCCAAAGAATTCACATGGGAAACTCTATTATTCTGTTTCCTGTTCTTGATCTTTCTATCCTTCTTAGTG GCCCTTATCGTCGTATTTGTTGTTGTATCTAGAATGTTATATAAACAATGtttggaagaaaagttCCGCAACTTTTTCGCCAAGTTTAAGCGCCCAAGGAGCCACAGATATAGTCCAATCAACAGACTACCAGAGTGA
- a CDS encoding hypothetical protein (encoded by transcript BEWA_015340A) yields the protein MTSKQVTSGALDLIQEKTQIPALASLGGAYIHCSIEAGPIIQKIGDGYFVKRAPKPAKSYLLEKKDVESPKVQEPLDNTQDKEEVPKEDGFIEIIERYYSDEEN from the exons ATGACAAGTAAGCAGGTAACCTCGGGGGCCTTGGACCTTATACAAGAAAAGACACAAATTCCGGCTCTTGCGTCCTTGGGAGGAGCTTATATTCACTGTAGCATAGAGGCAGGTCCAATAATACAAAAGATAGGTGatggatattttgtaaaaagAGCACCAAAGCCTGCAAAATCGTATTTACtggagaagaaggatgtgGAATCTCCCAAGGTCCAAGAGCCTCTCGATAATACTCaggataaggaagaagtcCCCAAG GAGGATGGGTTTATAGAGATTATCGAACGTTACTACAGCGATGAAGAGAATTAA
- a CDS encoding conserved hypothetical protein (encoded by transcript BEWA_015350A), with protein MLVIQGLFGSLVLIVCIIRKTFAANLSQNALYLDISRNAGKGFNVEHRSYSGVTHFVYTPNQRYNVERVVEGDKQIWVRENGEKCVNIHAFYRKNEWLLVRIIIERYGFLHDKFYNNKGEWVQITEDESNKKLKLLKIPLYLKPPNRVPQSSVVKTVDKKVVETLTGQINNETCANILFVTLDIGNVDSLKFSKFITAPYGLNISVLSPQQGYTLNKIVDGEILICENAHGYLSARVSIYSGVPSILHLYTIDTNNAEVSTYFINVVKWEQVQVDVFYRIFHELVVNKNTFKLTDLNTDKVKPDFVCFNSPNNYPSLVCFPNPGYILKSVNCNNKTIWKRKLEGENCICASFHSKGSPQFAHLIISTSSYVEELFYYLDGKAWNVIGKYEYRLKLHGRGIDLCSIDNRILLDVSKPVDAEKFVLHTIGTKTPSISMMTPFPGALLTKIIDGEDTIWEAQGDEYCIYFWLCLPNSSGMSYALVTNSNKTRIVHYFLKSKKWRSVSKSEYFAKYLLEIVPNFSDERIVNASIKENHKGKIMTGSFTNRQGLRLRSYAIIAENHRATLIISSGIRGHFISGFFPYNLEWNFENFGFQIPPSINDVILMRTSEPLSSYFCLNQTAKYKHLFEYKDWNRADAIDLLPQFQFEGSFIQFLNMMGYSIYGLELQSHGFSESISDMRCYFRDSDDSAYDMLQFVSIVKRGKFGDPNEKWNEEIVYKSVPTDKRTFLFGFSMGTNVVIRAAQIFNAHVKCGEKIADGIIGISSMLNIDKLLGIGKHFLCIIKLFSKLMDKKDNSVEKYLNYGESVYIFMRYNDPWFFVKKMSFKTGYILFDSVDMVKQNLEYILTDMPVLFIHSTDDPMCSVDGPKEFKNKLPNRNVTLIETCGCGHFITDALVSPIINPMIDNWINGLSGNISGM; from the exons ATGCTAGTGATCCAGGGTCTATTTGGATCACTAGTCCTAATTGTTTGCATTATCAGAAAGACATTTGCAGCAAATTTATCACAGAATGCTTTATATTTGGACATTAGTAGGAATGCGGGCAAAGGATTTAATGTGGAGCATCGGTCATATTCAGGGgttacacattttgtttatacACCAAATCAAAGGTATAATGTAGAGAGAGTTGTAGAAGGGGATAAACAGATATGGGTGCGAGAGAATGGcgaaaaatgtgtaaacatACATGCCTTCTATAGGAAAAATGAATGGCTACTTGTTCGTATAATAATTGAACGTTATGGATTTTTACATGataaattttacaataaCAAAGGTGAATGGGTGCAAATTACTGAAGATGAATCTAATAAAAAGTTAAAACTACTAAAGATTCCGCTATATTTGAAACCGCCAAATCGCGTTCCTCAAAGTTCTGTTGTAAAAACCGTCGATAAGAAAGTAGTTGAAACACTAACTGGACAAATTAATAATGAAACATGTGCAAATATTCTTTTTGTTACTCTCGACATAGGCAATGTCGACTCCTTAAAATTTAGTAAATTTATAACGGCACCGTATGGCCTTAATATTTCTGTTTTAAGTCCACAGCAAGGATACACACTAAACAAAATTGTTGACGGGGAAATTTTAATTTGCGAAAATGCACATGGATATCTATCTGCCAGGGTCTCCATATATAGTGGCGTGCCCTCAATCCTACACCTATATACTATTGACACGAATAATGCAGAAGTTTCAACTTATTTTATTAATGTAGTAAAATGGGAACAAGTTCAAGTAGATGTATTTTATAGAATATTCCATGAGCTTGTTGTGAACAAGAATACTTTCAAATTAACTGATTTAAATACCGATAAAGTTAAGCCTGATTTTGTTTGCTTCAATTCTCCAAATAATTATCCATCATTAGTTTGTTTTCCAAATCCAGgatacattttaaaatctgtAAATTGCAATAACAAAActatttggaaaaggaagcTTGAAGGAGAGAATTGTATTTGCGCCTCTTTTCATTCGAAGGGTTCTCCACAATTTGCCCATCTTATAATATCCACTTCATCTTATGTAGAAGAATTATTTTATTATCTGGATGGAAAAGCCTGGAATGTTATTGgtaaatatgaatataGACTTAAACTCCATGGAAGGGGCATTGACCTATGTAGTATTGATAACAGGATTTTACTGGATGTAAGTAAACCTGTCGATGCCGAAAAATTTGTTTTACATACAATTGGCACAAAAACTCCATCCATTTCCATGATGACTCCATTCCCTGGAGCTTTGTTAACAAAAATCATCGACGGAGAGGATACCATATGGGAAGCTCAAGGGGATGAATACTGCATATACTTTTGGTTATGTTTACCGAATTCATCGGGAATGTCATATGCTCTGGTAACAAATTCAAACAAAACTCGGATAGTGCACTATTTTTTAAAGAGTAAGAAATGGAGAAGTGTATCTAAAAGtgaatattttgcaaaGTATCTTTTGGAAATCGTTCCCAACTTTTCGGATGAGAGGATTGTAAATGCATCCATAAAAGAGAACCACAAGGGAAAGATTATGACGGGTAGCTTTACGAATAGGCAGGGTCTTAGACTTCGATCATACGCAATTATAGCAGAAAACCATAGGGCGACCCTTATCATTTCATCGGGGATTCGTGGACATTTCATTTCCGGTTTTTTCCCTTACAACCTGGAATGGAACTTTGAAAATTTCGGATTCCAAATACCTCCAAGCATCAATGATGTAATCTTAATGAGAACGTCTGAACCTTTGAGTAGCtatttttgtttaaatCAGACGGCAAAATATAAGCACTTATTCGAGTACAAGGACTGGAACAGAGCAGATGCTATTGATCTACTTCCTCAGTTTCAATTTGAAGGTAGCTTTATACAGTTTTTGAACATGATGGGATACTCGATATATGGTTTGGAGTTGCAATCTCACGGATTCTCAGAATCTATTTCAGATATGAGATGCTATTTCCGTGATTCTGATGATTCTGCATACGATATGCTTCAATTTGTGAGTATAGTGAAAAGAGGTAAGTTTGGAGATCCtaatgaaaaatggaatgaagagaTTGTATACAAGAGCGTTCCTACGGATAAAAGGACATTTTTGTTCGGATTTTCAATGGGAACAAATGTTGTTATAAGGGCTGCTCAAATTTTTAATGCACATGTCAAATGTGGAGAAAAAATAGCTGATGGTATAATAGGGATATCATCCATGCTTAACATCGACAAATTGCTTGGAATTGGAAAACACTTTCTATGTATAATAAAattattttcaaaattaATGGATAAAAAAGACAATTCTGTGGAAAAATACTTGAACTACGGGGAGTCAGTGTATATTTTTATGCGCTACAAT GACCCTTGGTTTTTTGTAAAGAAAATGTCATTCAAGACTGGATACATTTTATTCGATTCCGTGGATATGGTAAAGCAGAATCTTGAGTATATTCTTACAGATATGCCTGTCCTTTTCATTCACTCTACTGATGATCCAATGTGTAGCGTTGATGGCCCAAAAGAGTTCAAGAATAAACTTCCAAATCGCAACGTAACGTTAATAGAGACCTGCGGTTGTGGTCATTTCATAACCGATGCCCTAGTCTCTCCTATTATCAATCCTATGATAGACAACTGGATCAATGGGCTCTCTGGTAATATCTCCGGGATGTAA
- a CDS encoding TBC domain containing protein (encoded by transcript BEWA_015360A), translated as MCSEETQALCRHATLWQAKPTLTESRTQIINSAYQYPILESLKHYDPRNRMTAMELAEGAKEKAIKVQFIHELLSIGELYRQTRFGKWKSMIDRGLETFAKTHPNTFLRRTNRGIPQEFRWEIWKVALKYQHYASELEDLYESYSAKENEYLSIINIDVPRTFPELKVFDKEAQDQLYRILSAYGNYQPEIGYCQGMNFVAGLLLLVSGFKEKESFIGFVGLMNELKLAEFYKPAFPMVKDYISAYETLIKDVTPELHIHIKREDVSPAVFLHQWFLTLFVASLPLRSVVALWDYMLFNGLSSSLTVALALTCLLAPQLMKLNFEGILSLLKDMKSMDSKDDIRIGRVIVNKAHKIASDKGGIDEFLSKAILK; from the exons ATGTGCAGTGAGGAAACGCAAGCGTTGTGTAGACACGCGACACTTTGGCAGGCCAAACCCACACTAACCGAAAGCAGGACACAAATAATCAATTCCGCATACCAGTATCCCATACTTGAATCTTTAAAACATTATGATCCACGCAATAGGATGACAGCTATGGAACTGGCCGAGGGCGCAAAGGAAAAGGCGATTAAAGTACAATTTATCCACGAATTGCTG AGTATTGGAGAACTATATAGACAGACGAGGTTCGGGAAGTGGAAGTCCATGATCGATCGCGGTCTAGAAACCTTTGCGAAAACCCACCCAAATACGTTTTTAAGACGCACAAATAG GGGTATACCTCAGGAGTTTAGATGGGAAATATGGAAAGTTGCTCTCAAGTATCAGCATTACGCATCCGAGCTCGAAGATCTGTATGAATCGTACTCCGCAAAGGAAAATGAGTACTTGTCTATCATAAATATTGATGTACCAAG GACTTTTCCTGAACTAAAAGTATTTGATAAAGAGGCACAGGATCAGTTATATCGCATTTTG TCAGCATACGGAAATTATCAACCGGAGATTGGCTATTGCCAAGGAATGAATTTTGTTGCAG GATTACTGCTCTTGGTCAGTGGATTTAAAGAGAAGGAATCCTTTATCGGATTTGTTGGTCTCATGAATGAGCTAAAACTTGCTGAATTTTATAAACCTGCCTTTCCAATGGTGAAGGATTATATTTCGG CATATGAAACTCTGATTAAGGATGTAACACCAGAGCTGCATATTCATATTAAAAGAGAAGATGTATCACCAGCGGTATTCTTGCATCAATG GTTCCTTACATTATTTGTCGCGAGCTTACCTCTCAGATCTGTTGTTGCACTTTGGGATTACATGCTATTTAATGGACTTTCTAGTTCCCTAACCGTAGCTTTGGCTCTGACATGTCTCCTCGCCCCGCAGCTCATGAAGCTCAATTTTGAGGGTATACTGAGCCTGTTGAAGGACATGAAATCTATGGACAGCAAGGATGATATAAGAATTGGTAGAGTCATAGTCAACAAGGCTCACAAGATTGCGTCTGATAAAGGAGGTATTGACGAGTTCTTAAGCAAGGCTATACTGAAGTAA
- a CDS encoding conserved hypothetical protein (encoded by transcript BEWA_015370A), producing MVILTLKEPWILTILCLPETSWSISAQTGNGTHDLSVDYLPYTKQYLRSNKVKCVKLWEPESHKCDSWNVFDDSTREIDRTTNHSKDIAGLSDDEIASRIYRSYDISITYDRYYETPRIWLFGFNQLGLPITKDEMLTDIPTEYIGKTVTAERHPFTGRLNLTIHPCYQIDAMNKLYRGKEEYRYE from the exons ATGGTGATTTTAACCTTAAAGGAGCCTTGGATCCTAACGATTTTGTGCTTGCCGGAGACAAGTTGGTCAATTTCTGCACAAACTGGAAATG GGACACATGATTTGTCAGTTGATTACCTGCCATATACCAAGCAATATCTACGCTCTAACAAagtaaaatgtgtaaagtTATGGGAACCA GAATCACACAAATGTGATTCCTGGAATgtttttgatgattctacTCGTGAAATAGACAGG ACTACGAATCATAGTAAGGATATAGCAGGTCTAAGCGACGATGAAATCGCGAGTAGAATTTATAGGAGCTACGATATAAGCATAACCTACGATCGGTATTATGAAACACCAAGGATATGGCTGTTTGGATTTAACCAG TTAGGACTTCCAATCACCAAGGATGAAATGCTAACAGACATACCCACCGAATACATTGGGAAAACTGTGACCGCAGAAAGGCACCCATTCACAGGGCGTTTAAATCTAACAATCCACCCTTGCTACCAAATTGATGCAATGAATAAACTTTACAGaggtaaagaagagtaCAGGTATGAATAA
- a CDS encoding conserved hypothetical protein (encoded by transcript BEWA_015400A) → MRIYQVIIKLVTFVISITEALSHDRFCFLYNNTLLSKRHVLLSQTENQLSTVDDVNLDPVLPQVEESIQANNLLFSFKSRGDHIDVKLHAPVEALWSFVKRILLKFYSLKLENDSGTFNLLPVVLSCSGGVDSMALLHSFGLIKKNITNLVSSHLWDKQLGGNFSNPKEVALNCLENFFKNFHVVYVDHQVRDDTDKDIKCISEACKNYGFDFIVKKLEHQEPNTADTSKGFQDMARGMRRHYCEELINTLPPVPFSFRELSEPISADVTFDMFVLSKGHLKIENVARQYSEEEKLLDKNPRGIVFMGHTLNDKIETILQKLLRGTHISNLSGMRLTANFGKDSVIVRPFIDIPKDELINFMNIIGESYHEDSTNYEQTYRRNLLRKRIFPELCNFVNTSKSETDNTRVARSLSTRFNNLSIQSEGIQDMINFEANMFEYYIFKKHGNVHDKSVNFSSFDSYVLESYYEMYTNLYNKNASQFYTKEIANLQRKIRFLRRIGLLNTELFHVDEWLLIQNRMVKEEILRRYILRPNNNQELNYRAIYDSVQKLESNPGTTAPKYFTLCSGAIVHQHYYLKHTSLKLDDLTYEQEPQFSDRYCKFYVHDGINATIKGHEQPKSDEFCLKFLVPIDPKTNSNGLSFDIRLIRNDDTVPCKSLWVPTAAALLARMHFPHILKDEIPVISVSGTNQVICFYGVNLNPPYCSIIQEELFNSDEYIKQPEFTMKYYIHVSK, encoded by the coding sequence CAATCTTCTCTTCAGTTTCAAATCAAGGGGTGACCATATAGATGTAAAGTTACATGCCCCCGTAGAGGCATTATGGAGTTTTGTTAAACGAATCCTGCTTAAATTCTACAGCTTAAAGCTTGAGAATGATTCTGGTACATTTAATTTGCTTCCAGTTGTCTTGTCTTGCAGTGGAGGAGTGGATTCTATGGCTTTATTGCACTCATTTGGATTAATAAAAAAGAACATTACCAACCTTGTATCCTCTCATTTATGGGATAAACAACTAGGTGGGAACTTTTCAAATCCGAAGGAAGTAGCGTTAAACTGCCTCGAGAacttctttaaaaattttcatGTTGTTTATGTGGATCACCAGGTACGAGATGATACAGACAAGgatataaaatgtataaGTGAGGCATGTAAAAATTATGGATTTGATTTTATTGTCAAAAAATTAGAACATCAAGAACCAAATACAGCTGATACCTCAAAGGGTTTCCAAGATATGGCACGTGGAATGCGCCGTCATTACTGTGAAGAGCTGATAAACACACTTCCACCTGTTCCGTTCTCCTTTAGAGAACTATCAGAGCCAATTAGTGCTGATGTAACTTTTGATATGTTTGTATTATCAAAGGGTCATTTAAAGATCGAGAATGTAGCTAGACAATACTCTGAAGAGGAAAAATTACTTGACAAAAATCCAAGAGGTATAGTATTCATGGGACACACTCTGAATGACAAGATCGAAACCATTTTACAAAAGCTACTACGTGGTACGCACATTTCTAATCTGTCTGGAATGAGACTAACTGCTAATTTTGGTAAAGATTCAGTAATAGTACGCCCTTTTATAGATATTCCTAAGGATGAACTTATAAATTTCATGAATATTATTGGAGAATCATATCATGAAGATTCTACTAATTATGAACAGACATACAGACGTAATCTTTTGCGTAAAAGGATATTTCCAGAATTATGCAACTTTGTTAACACATCTAAAAGTGAAACCGATAACACACGAGTAGCGAGAAGCCTTAGTACTCGCTTTAACAACTTATCGATCCAGAGTGAAGGCATACAAGatatgataaattttgagGCGAATATGTTTGAAtattacatttttaaaaaacATGGGAACGTGCATGACAAGTCTGTTAATTTTAGTTCGTTTGATTCGTATGTGCTGGAGTCATACTACGAAATGTATACCAATCTATACAATAAAAATGCTAGTCAATTTTATACAAAGGAAATTGCCAACTTACAAAGGAAGATTAGATTTTTAAGGAGAATTGGCCTTCTCAATACAGAGCTGTTCCATGTAGATGAGTGGTTGTTGATTCAAAACAGGAtggtaaaggaggaaaTTTTGAGGCGTTACATTCTTCGGCCTAATAACAACCAGGAACTTAACTATCGTGCTATTTACGACAGTGTGCAAAAACTTGAATCAAATCCTGGAACTACTGCACCGAAGTATTTTACCCTTTGTTCAGGAGCTATTGTTCATCAGCACTATTATCTGAAGCACACTAGCCTAAAACTGGATGATCTCACATATGAACAGGAGCCACAATTCTCTGATAGATACTGCAAATTCTATGTTCATGATGGTATCAATGCTACAATAAAAGGACATGAACAACCAAAATCTGACGAATTTTGTCTGAAATTTTTGGTACCAATTGACCCAAAGACAAATTCCAATGGACTCTCGTTCGATATTAGGTTGATTAGGAATGACGATACAGTCCCCTGTAAGTCTTTATGGGTGCCAACTGCGGCAGCTTTATTGGCAAGGATGCATTTTCCacatattttaaaggatgaaattCCGGTCATTTCAGTGTCTGGTACAAATCAAGTTATATGCTTCTACGGGGTTAACCTAAATCCTCCATATTGTTCAATTATCCAGGAAGAACTTTTTAATTCTGATGAATACATAAAGCAACCAGAATTTACAATGAAATACTATATACACGTGTCTAAATGA